The DNA segment CCCTGCGCCGCTTCGTTGAAGGTAGCGATCCTTATGTGAAGGCAGGTGAAGGCTACAAGTTCTACGGTAAACCCGATGGCAAAGCGGTGATTTTCGCCCTGCCCTACGAGCCTGCGGCAGAAGAGCCAAATGAAGAATACGATCTGTGGATGTCTACCGGCCGTGTACTCGAACACTGGCATACAGGTTCGATGACCGCCCGTGTACCTGAGCTGTACCGCGCTTACCCCGATGCACAAATCTTTATGCATCCTGAAGACGCTAAGGCCCGAGGTCTGCAACGTGGTGATGAAGTGCTAGTTGCTTCTCCCCGTGGTGAGGTCAAAACCCGTGTCGAAACCAAAGGCCGTAACAAACCGCCACGCGGCGTGGTGTTTATGCCCTTCTTCGATGCGCGTCAGTTAGTTAACAAGTTGATTCTGGATGCGACCGATCCACTGTCAAAAGAAACTGACTTTAAGAAGTGTCCCGTAAAAGTGATGAAGGCCTAAGCCCTCATTTGATAGCGATAAGCGTATTTGAAAGCGATTAAGGAGTGCTAAGGTGAGTCAGCAAGTGAAGAGTCCATTCACAGTCAAGCAAGTCAACCGTCGCCAGTTTTTGGCCACGACGGCTAAGGCTGGCTGCGTGATGGGGCTCGTGGGATTAGGCTTGACGGCCACGGCAAAAAGCCAAGGCCAACTCGCCCCCCAAGCTTGCAGACCGCCGGGAGCCCTTGAAGAAAGTGATTTTCTCTCCGCCTGTGTGCGTTGCGGTTTGTGTGTCGAGGCTTGCCCCTACGACACCCTATCACTGGCACGCTGGTTTGATGGCGCCGCCACTGGCACGCCATTCTTTACCGCAAGACGCATTCCCTGCGAAATGTGTGAGGACATTCCCTGCATCAAAGCCTGCCCATCGGGCGCGCTTGATCCTCAACTTGAACAAATTAGCGATGCTAAGATGGGGGTTGCGGTACTGATAGATGAGAAAAACTGCCTAAACTTTAAGGGATTACGGTGTGACGTCTGTTATCGGGTTTGTCCGTTAATCGACAATGCCATCACCTTAGAACGCCAACGCAATCAACATAGCGATCACCACGCCATGTTTTTACCCACAGTCAACAGCGATACCTGCACGGGTTGCGGTAAATGCGAGCATGCCTGCGTGCTCGACACGGCCGCGATTAAGGTGTTACCGACAACTCTGGCACTCGGTAAAGCGGCGGCGCATGACACTTATATCAACACTGAGGAAACCACCTTAGAGATGTTGAATAAGGGGCTGACGTTATGAGTAACAAGTCTATGAATAACCAGACGGTGAACTCAAAAGCTAAGGCTCACATGCAAGGCGAACATGCCGCAGCCATTGCAGAACTCGGTTGGTTTGGCGCACATAAATATTTGCTGCTACGTCGCGCAGTGCAATTTGGCTTATTAGGCCTATTTGCACTCGGGCCACTTTTGGGAATTTGGCTATTTAAGGGAAATTTATCGGCCAGTTTACTACTAGATACCATTCCCTTTGCCGATCCACTGGTGAGCTTACAAATGCTCATTAGCGGGCATATTCCCGAGCTTAGCCTACTGATAGGCGCAGTTTTGATCATACTGTTTTATGCCCTCGCCGGTGGCCGGGTGTTTTGCAGTTGGGTGTGTCCAGTCAATCTGGTTACCGATGCCGCAAGCTGGCTCAGACGTAAATTGAACCTTCCTCGCACCAACGAGTTGCCGAGTAATTTACGTTATTACCTGCTGGCACTCGTGCTGTTATTGCCACTGCTCACGGGCAACTTGATATGGGAATGGGTTAACCCAGTCCCCTTAGTCTATCGCGCCGTGTTATTTGGCAGTCTCAGTGGAGTATGGATCTTAGCGGCGATATTTCTGCTGGATCTGTTTATCGCCGAGCGCGCTTGGTGTGGTCACCTGTGTCCAACAGGCGCCCTGTTTGGCTTAATCGGCAAATGGAGTCCCATCAAAATCGTCGCCAGCAAAGCCAGTGCCTGTGATAACTGCATGGACTGCTTTGCCGTTTGCCCAGAGCGCCAGGTATTAAAGCCGGCGTTAAAAGGGCAAACTCCGGTGATCACTAGCCCAGACTGCACCCAATGCGGCCGCTGTATCGATGTCTGCGCACAACGCGTATTTCGCTATCAAACACGCTTTACGGCCACTCAGGCTCAACTTAGTACAGGCGATTCGACCGATTGTCAGTCGCCATCAACCACTTCACCAATTCGTCAACACATTGCCCCCAAGGCGGAGAATGACCAATGAAAAAAATACTCACCTTAGCTGCGATTGTATTAGCCATCGGCGGCTGCTCAGGCCAACAAGCAGACACGCAAGCCACACCCGTAAACATTAAATCCCTCGCCGGCGATAGCGCGGTAACCGATATTCGCCCCGCCGATGCCATGCCAGTCTACCCAAGTCGTGGCAAAGCGTTAGAGCGCAGCTTTACCGACCAGCCACCACTCATTCCCCATAAGGATGATTACAAAATCACTCTGGATAAGAATGGCTGTTTAACCTGCCACAGCTGGGATAAAGCCCCGCGGATGAAGGCCACGCCAGTGGCGAAATCCCACGTTATCGACGATAAGGGCACACTCAATGGCCATAACTATTTCTGCACCCAGTGCCACGTGGCACAG comes from the Shewanella mangrovisoli genome and includes:
- the napG gene encoding ferredoxin-type protein NapG, whose product is MSQQVKSPFTVKQVNRRQFLATTAKAGCVMGLVGLGLTATAKSQGQLAPQACRPPGALEESDFLSACVRCGLCVEACPYDTLSLARWFDGAATGTPFFTARRIPCEMCEDIPCIKACPSGALDPQLEQISDAKMGVAVLIDEKNCLNFKGLRCDVCYRVCPLIDNAITLERQRNQHSDHHAMFLPTVNSDTCTGCGKCEHACVLDTAAIKVLPTTLALGKAAAHDTYINTEETTLEMLNKGLTL
- the napH gene encoding quinol dehydrogenase ferredoxin subunit NapH, which produces MSNKSMNNQTVNSKAKAHMQGEHAAAIAELGWFGAHKYLLLRRAVQFGLLGLFALGPLLGIWLFKGNLSASLLLDTIPFADPLVSLQMLISGHIPELSLLIGAVLIILFYALAGGRVFCSWVCPVNLVTDAASWLRRKLNLPRTNELPSNLRYYLLALVLLLPLLTGNLIWEWVNPVPLVYRAVLFGSLSGVWILAAIFLLDLFIAERAWCGHLCPTGALFGLIGKWSPIKIVASKASACDNCMDCFAVCPERQVLKPALKGQTPVITSPDCTQCGRCIDVCAQRVFRYQTRFTATQAQLSTGDSTDCQSPSTTSPIRQHIAPKAENDQ
- the napB gene encoding nitrate reductase cytochrome c-type subunit NapB, yielding MKKILTLAAIVLAIGGCSGQQADTQATPVNIKSLAGDSAVTDIRPADAMPVYPSRGKALERSFTDQPPLIPHKDDYKITLDKNGCLTCHSWDKAPRMKATPVAKSHVIDDKGTLNGHNYFCTQCHVAQAENKAPLVENKFSNQ